The DNA segment TCCCCCTGTCGGATGCGGAGGGCGTCGGCGGCCCCGGCCTCCACGAGCCGCGCGTGCCACGGGTCAAGGAGGGCCCAGCCGAGGAGCCCGGCGACCAGCAGGAAGGCCCAGGGCGCCGGCCGCGCCACCCGGGGACCGGCCGGCGGCGCCGCCGGCCGGTCCGGGTTCTCCGCCCGGTAGGCCTCGATCTCCCGGAGGGCCCGGGGGGCGTCCCCGGCGCGCACCGCCACCCGCGCCCCGCCCCCGGCGGCCACCACGCGGCACGGGATCCCCCGGGCCCGGAGCACCAGGGCCACGAGCTCGGCCTCCTCCGGGGAGACCGGCGTCTCGGGTATGAGCAGATCTCCGGGATCCATGCGGCCTCTCCTCCGGCGGCCGGGGCTCCGGGCCGCCTTTTCATTGTAGCCCATCGTCGGGACGCCATCCCGCGGGGCGTTGGCGAACCCGGCGGCCGGACGTAAAATGGGGCTTGCCGTGATCCGGGTCACTCCGCACATCGTCCTTCACGAGGCGGACCTGGAGTTCCGCTTCGTGAGGGCCCCAGGTCCCGGGGGGCAGCACGTCAACACCGCCGCCACAGCGGTCCAACTGCGCTTCGACGTCGACCGCGCCCGGGGGCTGCCCGACGAGGTCCGGCGGCGGCTCCGCCGGGCGGCGGGCCGCCGGCTGAGCGCCGGGGGGGTGCTGGTCATCGAGGCCAACCGCTTCCGGAGCCAGGCCCGAAACCGGGAAGACGCCCTGGCCCGGCTGGTCCGGCTCATCCAGGGGGCCGCCGAGCGGCCGGCGCCGCGCAAGGCCACCCGGCCCACCCGGACCTCGCGCCGCCGGCGCCTCGAGGCCAAGCGGCGCCGGTCGCACATCAAGCGGCTCCGCCGCCCCGCCGCACCCGGAGATTAACCCCGGGGGCGCCGGCGGCCGAGGAAGAACCAGGTAAGGACGCGGCCTTGACCCATCCCCCGGCCGCCGGTAGGCTCCGGGGCCGGCCGCCTCTCGCGGACATGTCACGGCGCCAGCACACGGGGCGGCCCGCCGGGCCGCCGGGAGGATCCTTGGCACAGAACGGGACCGTCGAGACCCGCGGCGGACGCCCCCGCGTCCCCTTCCTGGACCGCCTGCGCCCCGGCTACGTCCCCATCGCCATCAAGATGGCCCTGGCCATCTCGCTCCTCATCGTGCTGGGGATGACCGGCCTCGGCCTCGTGATCCTCAACAACCAGACCCGCCTCCTCCAGAACCAGATCAGCGCCTACGGCATGACCATCGTCAACCAGATGGCCGAGGCCGCCAAGGAGCCCATCCTGGCCGGCGACACCCTCACCCTGGAGATGCTCGCCACCAACCTGGCCAAGGACCCGGCGGTCCTCGGCACGGCCGTCTTCTCGGTGGACGGGAAGCTCCTGGCGAAGAACGGCCTCAGCCCCTTCGACCCCGGGGCCCCCTACGCCGGGCGCCAGAAGGACTTCCTGGGCCCCGAGGTCCGGATCTTCGAGTGGCGCCAGGCGGGCCGCGCCCACGGCGACCCCCACAACGTCTCCTTCGTGGCGCCGGTCCGGTTCCGTGACGTCATCGCCGGCTACGTGACCCTCACCTTCAGCCGGGGCACCATGAACAAGGTCCTCCAGGACTCCGTCCGGGTGGTCCTGGCGGCCACGGTCTTCATGATCCTCGTGGGGATCGGGCTGGCCTTCTTCATGGGACGCCGCCTCTCCCGGCCCATCCGGCACCTCATGGACGCCAGCCGGGCCATCGGCGAGGGCGACTACCGCTACCGCATCCGCGAGCGGCGGAACGACGAGCTGGGCTACCTCATCGCCTCCTTCAACCAGATGGCCGAGGGCCTCCTCCACAAGACCCAGGTGGAGGCGGCCTTCTCCCGCTACCTCTCGCCCGAGGTGGCCCGCGAGGTCCTCGACAACCTCGACCACGTGGAGCTCGGTGGGAAACACGTCACGGCCAGCGTCCTCTTTGCCGATATCGTAGGATATACGTCCCTTTCCGAGAAGATGAAGCCGGACGAGGTGGTCCGTTTCCTCAACGCCTATTTTTCGCTCATCGCCCGGGCCGGCTCCTGCTTCCAGGGGACGGTGGACAAGTACATGGGCGACTGTGCCATGCTGGTCTTCGGCGCCCCCCAAAGCGACCCGGAGCACTGCTTCCACGCCGTGGGCTGCGCCGTGCTCATCCAGCGCCTCGTGGCCGAGCTCAACCGGCGGCGCACGGAGCGCGGGGAGGTGCCCGTGGAGTTCCGCATGGGGATCAACACCGGCGAGATGCTCGCCGGCAACATGGGCTCGCGCGAACGCATGCAATACACCGTGGTGGGGGACGCCGTGAACCTCGCCTCCCGCCTCTGCTCCACGGCGGACCCCGGCCAGGTGGTGATACCGGAACACGTTCACGCGGACCCGGCGGTCCGGGAACGGGTGATCGCCCGGCCCCATGCCGCCATCCGGGTCCGCGGGCGGACCGATCCCGTCACCACCTACGTGGTCCAGGGGGTCGTCCCGGAGGTGGAGCGCCGGATGCAGGCCGATATCGAAAGGATCCTCGCGGAGGCCGCGGCCTGATGCGCCCGCGCCTCTTCCCGGCCATCATCCTCGCCGCCCTCTGCCTGTGCCTGGCCGGCGGCTGCGCCCGGATCTCCCTCCTCCTCCAGCCCACCACCATGGACCGCATCGACCAGTGGCTGGAAGAGGACGAGTACGGCCTCGCCCTCCTCGCCCTGGAGCGGGTCAAGGGGACCGACCCGGAGGCCGAGAGGCTCCGGGCCCGGCGGCCCGAGATCGAGGCCCGGGCCCGCGCCTACGAGGAGCGCGTCCTCCGCGAGGTGAAGGCCAGGCTCGCCCGGGACGACTGGTACGGGGCCTCGGAGGCCCTGGACGCCGCCCTGGAGAAGTATCCGCAGGGGAAACGCCTCGAGCAGGCGGACCAGGACCTCCGGCGCCGCCAGGAGGAAAAACTCGGCCGCCTCGACGACCGGCTGCTCCTGCTCAGGGCCGAGCACCTCGAAAAATCCCTCCCGGTCTACCGCGACATCGCCCGGGTGGAGGCCCCGCCCAAGAACCTCAAGGCCCGCTGGCGGGCCCGCCGCATCGAGTTCGAGCTGGCCGCCATCGCCGACCAGCTCCTGGACCGCGGGCTCAAGCGGCTCCGTTCCGGTGACCTCGCGGCCGCGGACGAGTTCCTCACCCTCTCCGCCCGGCTGAAGGACACCCCCGCCGCCCGCCAGGCACTGGCCCGGCTCAGGGGGATACAGGCGGAACGGGCCCGCCGGGTCAAGCTCCGGGTGGAGAAGAAGACCCGGAAGAAGAAGACGCGGCGCATCGCGGAGACCCTCGAGGCCGCCCGCCGGGCCCTGGCCGCCGGGGACCTCGTCCGGGCCCGAAGGCTCGCCGAGGACCTCGTAACCCTCGGGGCCTCGGGCACGGCGGCCGAGGCCTTCCAGGCGGACCTCGAGGCGGCCACGAGGCGGCGCGTGGCCGAGCTCTTCCGGGAGGGGAGCATCCTCTACCGGGGCGGGCACATCGAGGAGGCCAAGGCCCGGTGGGAGGAGGTCCTCCGGATCGACCCCGACAACAGCCTGGCCCGGAGCCACGTGGAACGGGCGGACCGGGTCCTGCGGAAATTGCAGGAACTGCGCCGGCGGGATAAAAAGGGACCGCCCGCCCCGGCCGAGGCGCCACGGGGCGAGGCCGCGCCATGAAAGAACGCACCCGACAAACCGTGGACGGAAAGGTCTTCACCCTCGAGGCCCGGAAGCGCCCCCTCCGGGTCCGCCTCCGCAAGGCCTGGCACGCCGCCGCCCTCCGGGGCTTCGCCCGGTGCGTGTGGCTGCTCTCCCGCTTCGTGCCCTACCGGCTCGGCGTCCGGGCGGGGGGCGCGCTCGGGAATCTCCTGTACCCGTTCCTCCGCCGGGAACGCGAGCGGGCCCTGGCCCACCTGGCCCAGGCCTTTCCGGAACGGGACGAGGCCTGGCACGCCGCCACCGCCCGGGCCTGCTTCGCCCACATCGGCAGGGCCATCTTCGAGCTGGCCCTGGCGCGCCCCGACCGGCTCGGCGAGGTCACGCGGTTCGTCGGGGCGGACAACCTCCGGAAGGCCATGGACATGGGCCGGGGCGTGGTCTTCGTCACCGGCCACGTGGGCAACTGGGAACTCATGGGGGCGGCCATCGCCCAGGCGTACCCGGTGAGCGTGGTGGCCGCGCCCGTGAAGCCCGAGCCGGTCAACGACCTCGTGGTGGCACTTCGCCGGCGGCTCGGCGTGCGGACCATCCTGCGGGACCGGCCCGGCGCCGCCCGGGAACTCATCCGCGTCTTCCGCCAGGGACGGGCCCTCGGCATCCTCATCGACCAGGACACCAAGGTGGAGGGCGCCTACGTGGACTTCTTCGGCCGCCCCGCCTGGACCCCCACCGCGGCCGCGGCCATGGCCCTCAAGTTCGGCGCCCCGGTGGTCTTCGGCTGGACCCATCGCGACCCCGACGGGCGCCACACCATCACCATCGAGGGCCCGCTGGAACTCGTGCAGACCGGTGACCTCGAGACCGACATCGTGGCCAACACGGCCCTCTTCACCCGGCTGATCGAGGCGGCCATCCGCCGCCGGCCCGAGCAGTGGGTCTGGATGCACCGCAGGTGGCGCCGCCGCCCGCCCCGAACCCTCCGGCGATTCGCGGAGCCGGCGCCCCCCCCGGGCCGGGCCGCCGCGCCGTGACGGCCGCCGCGGAGCGGCCGGGCCGCAGCGGGCGCCCCGCCTCGAACGCGGCGGCCGCCGTGGACTTCTCCCTCTACCTCGTCACGGGCCGCCGGGGCATCCCCGGCGGCCGCGGCCTCCTGGATGCCGTTCGAGAGGCCCTGGAGGGGGGCGTGGGGGCCGTCCAGCTCAGGGAGAAGGACCTCCCCCCCCGGGACCTCCTCCCGCTGGCCCTGGAGCTGCGGGACCTCACCCGCCGCCACGGCGCCCGGCTCCTGGTCAACGACCGGGTGGACGTGGCCCTGGCCGCCGGGGCCGACGGCGTCCACCTCGCCGCCACGTCGCTGCCGGTGGCGGCGGTCCGGCGGATCACCGGGCCCGGTTTCCTGGTGGGGGTCTCCACGCACAGCGTGGCCGAGGTCCTGGAGGCGGAAGCGGCCGGGGCGGACTTCGTCACCTTCGGCCCGGTCTACCCCACGCCGTCGAAGGCCCGCTACGGCCCCCCGGTGGGCCTCGGGCCCCTGCGCGAGGCCTGCCGCCGGGCCGCCCTCCCGGTCTTCGCCCTGGGGGGCGTCAAGGCCGCCAACGTCGCGGAGGTCCTGGAAGCAGGCGCCGCCGGCGTCGCCCTCATCTCGGCCGTCCTCTGGGCGCCGCGCCCGGCCGAGGCGGCCCGCGCCTTCGCCCGCCTCCTCGGGGACCGGCCCGCCCCTACCGGCTCCAGCTGACCCGGATCCGCTTTTCGCCCTCGGCGTACTGGAAGGAGAAGTCGCCCTGGTAGGCCCGGGCCAGGGCCTCGCCGATGCGCCGGGCCACGTGGACCCCGGTGGTGAGGACGAGGACGCCGTCGGCCGTCTCCTCGACGGCCATGATGCGCTCCATGGGGCGGGCGGCCTTCTCCGCCGCCTCCTCGTTCCGGACGAGGTTCAGGATCTCGTCGCGGTGGCGCCGGAAGAAGTCGCCCCGGATCTCCACCCGCCCCGCCGGGTAGCCGTCCTCGGCCCGCTGGCAGGCCGGGCAGGTGACCCGGGCGGCGCCGGGCGGCGCCTCCTGCCAGCTCCAGCGGCCGCCGGCGAAGAGGGCGCCGCAGCGGCCGCAGACGGCGGGCTCCGGGAGCTTGCCCCGCCCCCGGTAGGTGTCGTGTCGCTCCTCCTGGACCAGCCTGTCCCGTCGCCCGTACTGATCGCGCATGCCCGGCTCCTTTCGGCATCGGCGCCCCGCCGGGGGCACCGCCCCCGCCGGGGCCGGATGGCGTCTCTGGTTCCACGCTAGGGACGCCGGTCCCCCGAGTCAAGGCCAACCCACTCCCGGGCCACCGGACCGCAGAGGAGATCGGCCCCCCGGAGACGCCTAGCCCTCCGAGGCGCCGGGGAGGGGACAGGGCCCCCCGGCGCAGCAGACCTCCACGTCGTAGGCGTTCAGGATGCGCAGCTCCCGCTCGCGCCGATCCTCCGGGAAGGGCTCGAAGCGGATGGAGGGAAGCCGCCCGGAGATCTCCGCCCGGGTGGGGACGGCCGAAAGCCCCGTGCCGATCACCTTCCCGGTGGCGGTGTCGAGGACCTCGGCGTCGCGGCCGTTGGTGACCACGGCGAAGGGGATCCGGACCTCGGGGTCGAGCACCCGGGCCGCCGCCACGGCGGCCCGCTCGCGGGTCACCAGGGAACCCGGCCCGTAGCGGACCACCATGACGGGGCGGTCCGCCACCCGGACCACGAAGTCGATCCGCGAGGTGACGAACCGTCCGGCGAAGAGGGTCTCGATCCGGCACCGGGGGGTGATCTCCTCCCGGGCGAAGCCCTTCTCCTCCACCAGCATCCGGGCGATGGCCTGGCGGAAGCGCTCGTCGTCGGTGTCCGGGAGTTCCTCCCCCGTCAGGTAGTCCCGGAGGGTGCCGTAGACCAGGTGGTGGGTGGGGACGTCGGCCACGGCGGCCTCAAGTCCGGCCGCGGGCCTCGAGGGCCAGCTCGATGAGCCGGTCGAGGAGGCGCGGGAAGGGCAGCCCCGCGGCGGCCGCGGCCTGGGGAAAGAGGCTCGTCGGGGTCATGCCCGGGATGGTGTTGGTCTCGATGGCGAAGATCTCGCCCCGCTCGGAGAGCATCATGTCGGTCCGGCTGTAGCCCCGGAGCTGAAGGGCCCGGTGGGCGGCCAACGCCACGGCCCGGGCGTGTTCGGCGGTCTCTTCCGGAAGATCGGCCGGGCAGGTCTCGCGGGTGGCGCCGGGGCGGTACTTGGCCTCGTAGTCGAAGAAGGCGTAGCCCTCCCCCGGGACGATCTCCACCAGGGGCAGGGCCTCGAGCTCGTCCAGGCCCAACACTCCGCCCGTGATCTCCCGCCCGGGGACGAAGGCCTCGGCGATCACCTTCTCGTCCCACTCCCATGCGGCCTCCAGGGCGGGGCCGAGCCCCTCCGGCTCGGTGACCTTGGCCATCCCCACGCTGGAGCCCTGGGTGGCGGGCTTGACCATGAGGGGCAGGCCGAGCCCCTCCAGCACGGCCGCGAGGTCGCAGGGGCGCCCGCGGCGGAGCAGCACCCACCGGGGGGTGGGGATCCCCGCCTGCTCGTAGAGGAGCTTGGTGACGTGCTTGTCCATGGCCAGGGCGCTGC comes from the Dissulfurirhabdus thermomarina genome and includes:
- the thiE gene encoding thiamine phosphate synthase; amino-acid sequence: MTAAAERPGRSGRPASNAAAAVDFSLYLVTGRRGIPGGRGLLDAVREALEGGVGAVQLREKDLPPRDLLPLALELRDLTRRHGARLLVNDRVDVALAAGADGVHLAATSLPVAAVRRITGPGFLVGVSTHSVAEVLEAEAAGADFVTFGPVYPTPSKARYGPPVGLGPLREACRRAALPVFALGGVKAANVAEVLEAGAAGVALISAVLWAPRPAEAARAFARLLGDRPAPTGSS
- a CDS encoding type I restriction enzyme HsdR N-terminal domain-containing protein, with translation MADVPTHHLVYGTLRDYLTGEELPDTDDERFRQAIARMLVEEKGFAREEITPRCRIETLFAGRFVTSRIDFVVRVADRPVMVVRYGPGSLVTRERAAVAAARVLDPEVRIPFAVVTNGRDAEVLDTATGKVIGTGLSAVPTRAEISGRLPSIRFEPFPEDRRERELRILNAYDVEVCCAGGPCPLPGASEG
- a CDS encoding D-alanine--D-alanine ligase family protein, translating into MGEGKRLRVALLCGGRSAEREVSLAGAAGVEAALDPARYEVRRYDPATDLARLVAEAPDLDVAFILLHGRYGEDGTIQGLLDLLDLPYQGAGVLGSALAMDKHVTKLLYEQAGIPTPRWVLLRRGRPCDLAAVLEGLGLPLMVKPATQGSSVGMAKVTEPEGLGPALEAAWEWDEKVIAEAFVPGREITGGVLGLDELEALPLVEIVPGEGYAFFDYEAKYRPGATRETCPADLPEETAEHARAVALAAHRALQLRGYSRTDMMLSERGEIFAIETNTIPGMTPTSLFPQAAAAAGLPFPRLLDRLIELALEARGRT
- a CDS encoding lysophospholipid acyltransferase family protein, giving the protein MKERTRQTVDGKVFTLEARKRPLRVRLRKAWHAAALRGFARCVWLLSRFVPYRLGVRAGGALGNLLYPFLRRERERALAHLAQAFPERDEAWHAATARACFAHIGRAIFELALARPDRLGEVTRFVGADNLRKAMDMGRGVVFVTGHVGNWELMGAAIAQAYPVSVVAAPVKPEPVNDLVVALRRRLGVRTILRDRPGAARELIRVFRQGRALGILIDQDTKVEGAYVDFFGRPAWTPTAAAAMALKFGAPVVFGWTHRDPDGRHTITIEGPLELVQTGDLETDIVANTALFTRLIEAAIRRRPEQWVWMHRRWRRRPPRTLRRFAEPAPPPGRAAAP
- a CDS encoding adenylate/guanylate cyclase domain-containing protein; translated protein: MAQNGTVETRGGRPRVPFLDRLRPGYVPIAIKMALAISLLIVLGMTGLGLVILNNQTRLLQNQISAYGMTIVNQMAEAAKEPILAGDTLTLEMLATNLAKDPAVLGTAVFSVDGKLLAKNGLSPFDPGAPYAGRQKDFLGPEVRIFEWRQAGRAHGDPHNVSFVAPVRFRDVIAGYVTLTFSRGTMNKVLQDSVRVVLAATVFMILVGIGLAFFMGRRLSRPIRHLMDASRAIGEGDYRYRIRERRNDELGYLIASFNQMAEGLLHKTQVEAAFSRYLSPEVAREVLDNLDHVELGGKHVTASVLFADIVGYTSLSEKMKPDEVVRFLNAYFSLIARAGSCFQGTVDKYMGDCAMLVFGAPQSDPEHCFHAVGCAVLIQRLVAELNRRRTERGEVPVEFRMGINTGEMLAGNMGSRERMQYTVVGDAVNLASRLCSTADPGQVVIPEHVHADPAVRERVIARPHAAIRVRGRTDPVTTYVVQGVVPEVERRMQADIERILAEAAA
- a CDS encoding BCAM0308 family protein; the encoded protein is MRDQYGRRDRLVQEERHDTYRGRGKLPEPAVCGRCGALFAGGRWSWQEAPPGAARVTCPACQRAEDGYPAGRVEIRGDFFRRHRDEILNLVRNEEAAEKAARPMERIMAVEETADGVLVLTTGVHVARRIGEALARAYQGDFSFQYAEGEKRIRVSWSR
- the arfB gene encoding alternative ribosome rescue aminoacyl-tRNA hydrolase ArfB translates to MIRVTPHIVLHEADLEFRFVRAPGPGGQHVNTAATAVQLRFDVDRARGLPDEVRRRLRRAAGRRLSAGGVLVIEANRFRSQARNREDALARLVRLIQGAAERPAPRKATRPTRTSRRRRLEAKRRRSHIKRLRRPAAPGD